The Candidatus Zixiibacteriota bacterium genome includes the window GTATCGCTCTTCGGATTGCCAAAGACAAAGAACAGCTTGCCCGCGATATGACTCGTGAGATGGGCAAGGTTCTTAAAGAAACGCGCGGCGATGTGCAGGAAGCGATCGATATGAGCTTCTATATGGCGGGGGAAGGGCGACGTCAATTCGGCCACACCACCCCCTCAGAGCTTCCCAATAAGTTCATGATGTCGGTGCGTCAGCCGCTGGGTGTCTGCGGCATGATTACCCCGTGGAATTTTCCGATGGCGATACCGTCGTGGAAAATTATGCCGGCGCTGGTGCTGGGTAATACGGTCGTTATCAAGCCGGCAACCGATACCCCGCTTTCGGTTTATAACTTTGTCAAGATTATGGAAGAAGAAGGTCTTCCGCCCGGCGTCATCAACATGGTCACCGGCAGCGGCAAAGATGTTGGCGACCCTCTTATGAAACATAAAGATGTCAGCGTTATTTCCTTTACCGGTTCGACTGAAGTGGGACGGAGGGTGTCGGAGGCATGCGCCACGGATTTTCGCCATTGCCATCTCGAAATGGGCGGGAAGAACTGCATTATTGTGATGGATGATGCCAATGTTGACCTGGCGGTGGAAGGAGCAGTCTGGGGAGCCTTTGGCACGACCGGACAGAGATGCACCGCATCATCTCGTCTGATTGTGCATAAAAAAGTGCTGAAGGAGTTCACGGAAAAACTGGTTGCCCGCACCAAAGCGCTGAAGGTGGGCAACGGACTTGATGAGACGGTTGATATGGGTCCGGCTGTAAACGAGAGCCAGATGCAGACCGTTTTGAAATATATGGATATCGGCAAGAACAAAGACGGCGCCAAATTGCTGTGTGGCGGCGGACGGTTGACCGGCGGCGCCTATGACAAAGGATATTTTACGATGCCGACCATATTTGGCGATGTAACTCCCAATATGACTATATTCCGGGAGGAGATTTTCGGTTCTGTCACCTCCATCACCGAGTGCGGCTCCCTGGAAGAGGCGATTGAGCTGGGGAATAATACCGCCTATGGACTTTCTTCCTCGATTTACACTCAGGACATAAATAAAGCGTTTGTTGCCATGCGCGACCTGTACACCGGCATATTCTATGTCAACGCTCCAACTATTGGCGCCGAAGTCCATCTGCCGTTTGGCGGAACCAAGGAGACCGGAAATGGGCATCGGGAAGCCGGGATTGCCGGTCTTGATGTCTTTTCCGAGTGGAAATCAATTTATGTTGACTTCTCGGGGAAAATCCAGAAGGCGCAGATAGATGACTGACAAGAGGTTTTCGGTATAAGACGGAAAAATTCGGTAATGGCGCGCTGCAAATTCATATTGGGACAAAAAGGAATGCATTTGGTCCTTTATCTCATAACCTACATCTGGTTGCTGTCTTCAATCTGAAGAACTCAAAGGACGCTGGTAAGGCCGAAGTTGAAACAGCAAACCATTTGAAGGAGATGAGAAAAATGAAAAAGAGAAAAATCATAATCATGGGGGCGGCCGGACGTGATTTCCACAATTTCAACGTTCTCTATCGAAATAACAAAGAAGTTGAAGTGGTCGCTTTTACTGCCACCCAGATTCCTGAAATCGAGGGGAGACGATACCCCCGGTCGCTGGCGGGACCGCAGTACCCCAAAGGTATTCCCATTTTTCCCGAGGAAGAGCTTCTGGACCTGATTGTCAAATATGACGTTGATGAAGTCATCTTTTCATATTCTGACGTGCCTTACGATTATGTTATGGACAAGGCGGCATATGTCATGGCGACCGGCGCCCGGTTTGCGGTCGAAGGGGGATTTCCGACCATGATAAGATCGCGCAAGCCGGTGGTGGCGGTCTGCGCCGTAAGAACCGGATGCGGCAAGTCTCAGACTACCCGCCGCGTTGCCCAGGTACTGCAGAATATGGGCTTCAAAGTCGTGGCGGTCCGTCACCCCATGCCGTACGGAGACCTCTCCAAGCAGGCCTGTCAACGTTTTGCCACTTATGCCGACCTCGACAAGCATAATTGCACCATCGAAGAGCGGGAAGAGTATGAGCCGCATATCAATCGCGGTATTGTCGTTTATGCCGGAATTGATTATGAATTGATTCTCCATCAGGCAGAGAAAGAAGCGGACGTCATTCTCTGGGACGGCGGCAACAACGATATGCCTTTCTATCGCCCCGACGTTCATATAACCGTGGTTGACCCGCACCGACCGGGGCATGAAATCAGTTACTATCCGGGACAGAACAATTTCCTCATGGCGAATGTAATCGTAATCAACAAGATAGATACTGCGCCGCCGGAAGGCATCAACGAGGTTCGCGGCAATATCCAGTACTACAATCCGGACGCGGCTGTAATAGACGCCGCTTCGCCGATTTCGGTGGAAGATGCCGCGATTATCCGCGGTAAGAAGGTGCTGGTCATCGAGGATGGTCCCACCACCACCCACGGTGAAATGAAATATGGGGCCGGGATGATGGCGGCTATGAAATATGGGGCATCAGAAATCGTTGACCCGCGTCCCTATACTGTGGGCACCATCACAGAGACATTCCAGAAATATCCGGAGATTGGCTCGCTTCTTCCGGCGATGGGGTATTTCGGCAAACAGCTCTCCGACCTGGAGAAGACGATTGACCGCACCGAATGCGAGGCGGTAATCGTGGCGACCCCCATTGACCTGCGCCGCGTCATTAAGATAAAAAAGCCCTCAGTGCGGGTCTTTTATGATTTGCAGGAAATCGGGAAACCGGATATGGTCGATGTTCTCAAAGAGCATTTTGTTCCTAATCGCAAGGGGAAAGCCAGGTCAAAGAAGAAATGACGGATTCGTCATCGAAGAGTTTTAAGACAGCGGTGGTGGCATTGGGCGGCAATGCCATCACCCGCCCCGATCTGGAAGATACTATCGCCAACCAGTTTGCCAATACCCGCAAATCGCTTGACGGTATCATTGAAATTCTGAAAGCCGGATACAATCTGGCTATTACTCATGGCAACGGTCCCCAGGTGGGCAACGCCATTCTCCGCGTTGAACTGGCGCGGGGGCAGGCGCCCATACTGCCGCTCGGAATCTGCGTCGCCGATACCGAGGGGGGCATGGGGTACATGATTGAGCAGTCCCTTCAAAATCGCCTCAAAAAGGAAGGGATAACTCGCCCCGTGGTAACTATTATCACCCAGATTCTGATAGATATGAATGACCCGCAGACATCCAAACCGACCAAATTTGTGGGTCAATTTTATAAAGAGGATGAAGCCAAGCGCTTCGCCCAGGAGCGTGGCTGGGTAGTCAAGAAAGACTCCAATCGCGGCTGGCGGCGCGTGGTTCCATCGCCCGTTCCTCTTTCGGTGGTCGAATCAGAGACTATAAAATCCCTCGTAAGCAACGGCACCATAGTCATCTGTGGTGGTGGCGGCGGTATCCCGGTCTATATCGATGATAAAGGAAATCTGGAAGGATATGATTCGGTGATAGATAAGGACCTTGCATCGGCCGTCTTAGGGCGGGATATCAATGCCGAAATTCTCTTTATATTGACTTCAGTTGACCGCGTCGCGATAAATTTCGGGCGTCTCGATGAAAAGTGGCTCGATAAGATGACTGTATCGGAAGCCGAGCAGTATATGAAGGAGGGGCATTTCCCGCCCGGTTCCATGGGTCCCAAAATTCAAGCCGGAATAAAATTTATCCGCGACGGCGGCAAGAAAGTGATAATTACGTCGTTCAACTTGGCGGCGAAGGCGCTCGAAGGGAGCGCCGGGACTGTTATAGTGCCTGACTGATTATGTGCAGGATTACGAAAGAAGTGGTTACAGCGATATTAAAGAAAGGGAAGATATACGAGGTCGGCGGAGCCGTGCGCGATAATCTTCTGGGACTGCCGGTAAAGGAACGTGATTATCTGGTAACGGGGATACCATATCAGGAACTGGCGGCTCTTCTGCAGAGGCACGGTCGGGTTGACCTGGTGGGGCGTTCCTTTGGGGTAATAAAATTTACGCAACATTTCGGGAATGATAAGGTTACCTTTGATATCTCCCTTCCGCGTCGAGAATTCTCCACGGGAGTCGGGCATCGCGATTTTGCGGTATCCTTTGACCCGAATCTCCCGGTCGAAGAGGACCTGACTCGCCGCGATTTTACGGTCAATGCCATGGCGATTCCGCTGGGTGGAGGCGAAATTGTTGACCCGGTCGGCGGCAGGGCTGACCTGGAGCGAAGAATTATTCGGATGGTTTCGCCGCAGTCGTTTACCGAAGACCCTCTGAGGATGCTACGGGCTATTCAATTCGCCGCCCGCTTTCATTTTGAAATCGAGCCGGTCACTTTCGCGGCGATTATGGAGCATGCGGAGTTGATGGCGACGATTTCTCCGGAACGAATCGCCGACGAACTGAACAAATTGCTGGTGCGGGCAGAACAGCCGTCACTCGGTTTCCGCCTGATGCAAGAAAGCGGCCTTCTGAAACAGATTCTGCCGGAGCTGGAAGAGACAGTCGGCGTGGAGCAGCCGGGCGGGTTTCATATGTATGATGTTTTCGAACATACGCTGAGGACGGTCGATGCCGCCCCGGCGGTACTGCATATTCGCCTGGCGGCGCTATTCCACGATATTACCAAACCGCAGGCGAAGCAATTGACCGAAACCGGCGCAACTTTTTACGGTCATGAGAAAACCGGGGCGCGGGCTGCCGTGCGCGCCATGCGCCGCCTCCGCTATTCTAACGAATTGATTGAAAGTGTGAAGATACTGGTTGACCGGCATATGTTCACAACCGCCGTTACCGACAAAGGGCGTCGCCGTCTGATTCGCCGGGTTGGCACCGAATTGATTTTTGACCTGCTCGACCTGCGACGCGCCGATGTGGTGGCGCAGGGACGGGGCGGAAGCACGGCCGATGTCGACCAGTTCGAAAAGGAGATTCGCCAAGAGATTGAAAATCGCTCTCCTTTCGGATTAAGAGACCTTGCCGTCAAAGGAAATGATTTAATGGACGAATTCGGGCTCGCCGAGTCGCCGCTTATAGGCCAGATTCTGAACTACCTTCTGGAGAAAGTTCTTGATGAGCCCGGCGACAATGTTCGGGAGAGACTTCTGGAGTTCGCCCGTTCCTATCTTGCCAATCGAGACAATAAGAATAAAGCAACTAATATATCTGGAGAGACTGAATGAAGATACATGAGTATCAAGCCAAGGATATTTTTGCGGCCGCCGGAATTCCGGTGCCGCGAGGCAAAATGGCTTCCACGGTGGCGGAAGCGGTCGCTATTGCCGAATCCTTTGGGCGTCCGGTCATGATTAAATCGCAGGTGCATGTCGGAGGAAGAGGCAAAGCCGGCGGTATTCAGTACGCCGAAAATGTAGAAGCGGCGCGCGTCTGGGCGCAGAAAATTATTGGAATGGATATCAAAGGACTGACGGTCAAGAAAGTCCTGGTCACCGAAGCCGCCGACATAGTAACGGAATCATACGTCGGTATCATTATCGACCGCGCTCAAAAGAAGCCGGTTATCATGGTCTCGGCCGCCGGTGGTGTTGATATCGAGGAAGTGGCTGCCAAGACGCCGGAAAAAATTCATAAATTCGCCGTCGATCCGGTTTATGGCTTGCGCGCTTATCAGGCGCGCGACCTTGCCGCCAAGTTGTACACTGATATTAATCAGATTCGGCAGGCGGCAGATATAATTCTCAAACTTTATGATGTCTATTGGAAAGTAGATGCCTCACTGGTGGAAATCAATCCCCTGATTACCACTCCGGACGGCAAAGTGGTGGCTCTCGATGCCAAGATAAATATTGATGATAACGGTCTCTATCGTCAGAAAGAGGTCGCCGCCATGCGCGACCTGGATGCGGAAGACCCCTCGGAAGTGGAAGCCCGCGAGGGAGACCTCTCTTTTGTCAAATTGAACGGCAGTATCGGATGCATCGTCAACGGCGCCGGGCTGGCGATGGCGACTATGGACCTGGTCAAGTATTACGGCGGCGAGCCGGCGAATTTCCTTGATATTGGAGGCTCCTCCAATCCGCAGAAAGTTCTTACCGCCATGAGAATTATTCTTCGCGACAGCAATGTCCGGGCGATACTTATCAATATCTTCGGCGGCATTACCCGCTGCGATGATGTTGCCGCCGGCATTGTGATGGCGTACGAACAGCTGAAACCGGAAGTGCCGATTGTGGTGCGACTGACCGGCACCAATGAAGAGAAGGCGAAGGTAATTTTAAAGAAAGTCAATCTGGAGTCGGCCGATACACTCGACAATGTGGTTAAGAAAGCAATCCGGCTGGCGAATCTCGAAAATACGGAAGCGGGGGTGGGAAGATGAGTATCCTGATAAACAAAAAGACGCGGGTCATTGTGCAGGGGATTACGGGGCGTGACGGCTCCTTCCATGCCGAGCAGATGAAAAAGTACGGCACACAGGTAGTCGGCGGCGTTACCCCCGGAAAAGGAGGCACATCGGTCAACGGAATCCCGGTGTTCAACAGTGTCGCCGAGGCGGTCGCCCGAACCAAAGCGAATACCTCGGTGATATATGTCCCGCCGCCATTTGCCGCGGACGCCATATATGAAGCGGTCGATGCCGGCATTGCGCTGGTGGTCTGCATAACGGAAGGCGTTCCGGCGAATGATATGCTTAAAGCCTATGATTATGTGAAAAAGAACGGCTCG containing:
- a CDS encoding aldehyde dehydrogenase family protein gives rise to the protein MSSPVEYKNFIGGEWVRSRSGKTFENRNPANTDEVIGVFQKSTPDDVNAAVAAAKEAYKKWRLVPAPKRAEIIYRIALRIAKDKEQLARDMTREMGKVLKETRGDVQEAIDMSFYMAGEGRRQFGHTTPSELPNKFMMSVRQPLGVCGMITPWNFPMAIPSWKIMPALVLGNTVVIKPATDTPLSVYNFVKIMEEEGLPPGVINMVTGSGKDVGDPLMKHKDVSVISFTGSTEVGRRVSEACATDFRHCHLEMGGKNCIIVMDDANVDLAVEGAVWGAFGTTGQRCTASSRLIVHKKVLKEFTEKLVARTKALKVGNGLDETVDMGPAVNESQMQTVLKYMDIGKNKDGAKLLCGGGRLTGGAYDKGYFTMPTIFGDVTPNMTIFREEIFGSVTSITECGSLEEAIELGNNTAYGLSSSIYTQDINKAFVAMRDLYTGIFYVNAPTIGAEVHLPFGGTKETGNGHREAGIAGLDVFSEWKSIYVDFSGKIQKAQIDD
- a CDS encoding cyclic 2,3-diphosphoglycerate synthase produces the protein MKKRKIIIMGAAGRDFHNFNVLYRNNKEVEVVAFTATQIPEIEGRRYPRSLAGPQYPKGIPIFPEEELLDLIVKYDVDEVIFSYSDVPYDYVMDKAAYVMATGARFAVEGGFPTMIRSRKPVVAVCAVRTGCGKSQTTRRVAQVLQNMGFKVVAVRHPMPYGDLSKQACQRFATYADLDKHNCTIEEREEYEPHINRGIVVYAGIDYELILHQAEKEADVILWDGGNNDMPFYRPDVHITVVDPHRPGHEISYYPGQNNFLMANVIVINKIDTAPPEGINEVRGNIQYYNPDAAVIDAASPISVEDAAIIRGKKVLVIEDGPTTTHGEMKYGAGMMAAMKYGASEIVDPRPYTVGTITETFQKYPEIGSLLPAMGYFGKQLSDLEKTIDRTECEAVIVATPIDLRRVIKIKKPSVRVFYDLQEIGKPDMVDVLKEHFVPNRKGKARSKKK
- the arcC gene encoding carbamate kinase — protein: MTDSSSKSFKTAVVALGGNAITRPDLEDTIANQFANTRKSLDGIIEILKAGYNLAITHGNGPQVGNAILRVELARGQAPILPLGICVADTEGGMGYMIEQSLQNRLKKEGITRPVVTIITQILIDMNDPQTSKPTKFVGQFYKEDEAKRFAQERGWVVKKDSNRGWRRVVPSPVPLSVVESETIKSLVSNGTIVICGGGGGIPVYIDDKGNLEGYDSVIDKDLASAVLGRDINAEILFILTSVDRVAINFGRLDEKWLDKMTVSEAEQYMKEGHFPPGSMGPKIQAGIKFIRDGGKKVIITSFNLAAKALEGSAGTVIVPD
- a CDS encoding CCA tRNA nucleotidyltransferase — protein: MCRITKEVVTAILKKGKIYEVGGAVRDNLLGLPVKERDYLVTGIPYQELAALLQRHGRVDLVGRSFGVIKFTQHFGNDKVTFDISLPRREFSTGVGHRDFAVSFDPNLPVEEDLTRRDFTVNAMAIPLGGGEIVDPVGGRADLERRIIRMVSPQSFTEDPLRMLRAIQFAARFHFEIEPVTFAAIMEHAELMATISPERIADELNKLLVRAEQPSLGFRLMQESGLLKQILPELEETVGVEQPGGFHMYDVFEHTLRTVDAAPAVLHIRLAALFHDITKPQAKQLTETGATFYGHEKTGARAAVRAMRRLRYSNELIESVKILVDRHMFTTAVTDKGRRRLIRRVGTELIFDLLDLRRADVVAQGRGGSTADVDQFEKEIRQEIENRSPFGLRDLAVKGNDLMDEFGLAESPLIGQILNYLLEKVLDEPGDNVRERLLEFARSYLANRDNKNKATNISGETE
- the sucC gene encoding ADP-forming succinate--CoA ligase subunit beta, which produces MKIHEYQAKDIFAAAGIPVPRGKMASTVAEAVAIAESFGRPVMIKSQVHVGGRGKAGGIQYAENVEAARVWAQKIIGMDIKGLTVKKVLVTEAADIVTESYVGIIIDRAQKKPVIMVSAAGGVDIEEVAAKTPEKIHKFAVDPVYGLRAYQARDLAAKLYTDINQIRQAADIILKLYDVYWKVDASLVEINPLITTPDGKVVALDAKINIDDNGLYRQKEVAAMRDLDAEDPSEVEAREGDLSFVKLNGSIGCIVNGAGLAMATMDLVKYYGGEPANFLDIGGSSNPQKVLTAMRIILRDSNVRAILINIFGGITRCDDVAAGIVMAYEQLKPEVPIVVRLTGTNEEKAKVILKKVNLESADTLDNVVKKAIRLANLENTEAGVGR